TGGAAGAACCAGCATCCGCTATTACCGTTTCGATTGATCAACCCGTAGATGAGCTTGTCTCCGATATTTTAAAGGCTTTATAATTTTATGACTTTTTCTCTTCATCAAACGGCTGAAAACGCCCAGATTAACGACACTCAATTATGCGCGTTAATTGACCAATATATTGCTACGCGTTTATCGACAGCAAAACGTGTGTTGCTATTACCGCCAGACTTAACCCGTTTTCATTCTAAAGCAGGATTCATCACTCAGCACTTATATCAACAACTTAAAGACCAATGTGAGATCCAAATTATGCCAGCGCTTGGCACTCATGATCCGATGACCGACAAGGAATTGGATATGATGTTTGGCACAGATATTCCAAAGTCTTGTTTTAAACCGCATTTTTGGCGCAAAGATGTAAAAAAAGTTGGGCAAATCAGCTCAGAGCGTATGTTGGCTTTATCTGAAGGTAAACTTAATTACACCATGGATGTTGGGGTGAATAAGTTGCTATTAGATGAAGATTGGGATGCCATTGTTTCAATAGGGCAAATTGTGCCGCACGAAGTGATTGGCATGGCTAACTATACTAAGAATATTCTCATTGGTGTTGGCGGTGAAGATACTATACATAAGTCTCACTTTTTGGGGGCTGCGTATGGTATGGAGCGTATTATGGGGCGTATTTTAACCCCAGTGCGTCAGGCATTGAATGAAGGGTTTGATCAATATCTAGCTCACTTACCTATTGATTTTATTTTTACAGTATTGGGTAAACATCAGGATGAGTTAGCGCTTAAAGGTGTATTTTGTGGCAATAGTTATGCGACCTACGAGCAAGCCAGTTTATTAAGCCAGCAGCAAAACCTAAATTTATTAGATAAGCCAATTAAAAAAGCCGTGGTGTATCTTGATCCGACAGAATTTAAAACCACTTGGTTAGGCAATAAGTCGATTTATCGTACTCGCATGGCGATTGCCGATGGTGGTGAATTAATTGTGTTGGCACCTGGCTTAAAACGCTTTGGTGAAGACATATCTATTGACGGCTTGATCCGTAAATTTGGTTACCGCACGACGGACGAAACCTTAGCGGCAATTGACAATAATCCTGATTTAAAAGACAACTTGTCTGCGGCGGCTCATTTGATCCACGGCACGAGTGATAATCGTTTTACTGTGACTTATTGTCCAAAAGATGAAGTGAGTCAGCAAGAAATTGAGCAAGTTAACTATCAATATTGCCATTACGATGAGATGGTTCAACGTTACCCAATTGAGTCTTTAAAAAATGGCTGGAATACCCTGCCTGACGGCGAAGAGATTTTCTATGTGAGTAATCCGGCGCTAGGGTTATGGACAACCAAAGAAAACTTTGAAAATCAGTAATTATCAGCCTATTTTAAAGTTTTAAGAGGTTAATTATGAGTTCCACACACATTCATCTCGATATTGTTGGCGGGATTGCCGGCGATATGTTTATTGCCGCTATGCTCGATTGTCAGCCTAGCTTAAAAAAGCCTGTGTTAGAGGCTGTAGCTCAGGTGATCCCTGACAATATTGGGCAGGCGGAGCTTTATGCTGGGATTAACTCAGGGATCAGTGGTTTAAAATTTAAGTTAGCACTTAACAATAACGCTGAAGAAAATGGCCATCATCATACACACGAACACGAACACGAACACGAACATAAGCACGAGCATGGACATAAGCACACACATGACCATACTCATCATGAGCATGAGCATAGCCATTCTGAACGCACAACTTACCGATTTATTTGCCAACTAATCAATCAAAGTCAGTTAGCTGAGTCAGTTAAATTGATTGCGATTGATTTATTAACCATCATAGGTAAAGCCGAAGCCAAGGTGCACAACAAAACCTTAGACGATGTGCATTTTCACGAATTAGCCGATTGGGATTCTGTGATGGATGTGGTCGCGATAGCCGTTATTCTGGCGCAATTAACCAAGGTTAAATGGAGTATTTCTGATCTGCCTTTGGGAAGTGGTTTAGTGAAAACGGCTCATGGTTTGATCCCCGTGCCGGCACCGGCCACGGCCGAGATATTAACGGGTTTTCGTTTTATTGATGATGGCGTAGCAGGTGAACGAATAACCCCAACAGGCGCGGCTATTCTTAGGTATTTAAAGCAACAAAAATGCTTGGTTACGCGTAGTTGCGGCGTATTACAAGCCATAGGTTACGGGCTAGGTACTAAGCAATTTAAAGGCATGCCGAATATTTTACGGGCCACCGCCTTTACCCAAAACACTTCGTTAAGTGAAGAACCCAGCTCTGAATCCATTACCGTGGTCGAGTTTGATATTGACGACATGACAGGTGAAGAGTTGGCGTTAGCAGCAGATAAATTACGTTCTTTTACCGGAGTTGTCGATTTAGTCACTTATGCTAGCAAAGGGAAAAAAAACCGAGCGACAGAATCTTTCCGTTTATTGGTTAAACCACAACAGTTAGATGAAGTCGTTCAGGCTTGTTTTCAGCAAACCTCAACGATTGGCCTGCGTTATCACCAGCAAGCGCGACAATGTTTAGCGCGTACCGCAGGTCATATTGAAAATTTAGCGGTTAAATGGGTAGACAGACCCGAAGGGCAACGCACGGTAAAAGTGGAACATGATGAGCTAGTTAGCTTACCGACACTCGCTGCGCGTCGAGCGGTAAAATACAGTAAAGAGTCAGTTTAATTTTGTGGGGTAAGTATTATGCTAGTTGATATTCGAATGTTGCTTGATCCACAGCTTAGTGAAAAATTTAATAAGTTAGTGGCGTTTGCTGATCGTTACTCGCAAATATCTGTTGCTGTTAGCGGTGGTATCGACAGTATGTTGCTAACCTATTTACTGCATCGTTTCTCTAATAGTCAAATTACCCCTGTACATGCTTACTCACCGGCTGTACCTGCGGCTGCTTTTGCCCGCGTACAGTTTTATGCTGAAGAATATCATTGGCCATTAAAAGTGATTGATGCTAATGAGTTAGATGACGAAAATTATCGACGTAATCCGGTAAATCGTTGTTATTTTTGTAAAAGCAATTTGTATGAGCGAATTTTTAGCACGACAAAGTCGGTTATTTTTTCTGGCACTAATGTTGATGATCTCGATGACTATCGTCCAGGGTTAACTGCAGCCAAAGAGCGTAAAGTCCAGCACCCTTATGTTGAAGCAGGTATTAGTAAATCGGATATTTATCAGTTAGCTACTGCATTTAAATTAACCGAGTTACAATCCTTACCTGCTCAACCCTGTCTCGCTAGCCGCATTGAAACGGGGATCCAAGTTAGCAAGCAGGATATGCGTTTTATAGACAATATTGAAAATCAAACCCGAGCGTATTTTCCTAACTTGCAACATATTCGCTGCCGTATTACTCACCAAGGCGTGATGATTGAATTAGATCATTTGCCGGAACAAAAAATATTAAACCAATTTACAACCTACATAACGCCAACTTGTCGCAAAAAAGGCTACAAGTTACTTGGGGTTCGACCGTATAAAAAAGGCGCGGCTTTTTTAACAAATAATCCGCACTCAATGCCGGCTCAGGTTATCGCGATTAAAGAGGTTAGAGCATGAATGATGCATTTATTTGGGATGCGGAGCGAGCCAGTCGCACAGGTGTAGCTGAAGCGGTTTTTTGTCAAGGCAAAGCCAATGGCGATTTAATTGCGATTATTGAGCACAATTTAAGTCAGCAACGGCCTTTATTCATGACACGTTTATCACAAGAGCAGTGGTGTGCGTTGCTTGAACAGCAGCAGTCAATTTTAGATTATGACCCGCATTCACAAACAGCCATGGCCAATGTTAAAGCCAATAGTGTCGATACCAAGTCGGTTTGTATTGTTTGTGCAGGCACATCTGACCTTAGTGTAGCAAAAGAAGCTCAGCGCAGTTTGTTGTTTAACGGCGTTACTGCGCCACTTATTGCAGATGTCGGTGTTGCAGGCCTTTGGCGCTTAATGGATAAGATAGAGCTTATCCGCCAGTACAAAATGATAATCGCGGTTGCGGGTATGGAAGGCGCGCTGTTTAGTGTACTGGCCGGCCTTGTGACTGCGCCCATTGTGGCCGTACCAAGCGCGGTGGGTTATGGGGTTTCTGCTCATGGCCAAGCTGCGTTGTCGAGTGCCCTTGCATCCTGTTCTCCGGGTATTATGACGGTCAATATCAATAATGGCTTTGGTGCAGCCGCTTGCGTGGTGAAAACCTTGCGTCAATTTAAGCAATTAGAGGATCAGTAATGATGGATATGCAAACACTTAGTGCGCTAGCGTTAGGCTTATTCGTTGGGGTATTTCACGCGTTCGATGCTGATCATGTTATGGCTATGTCATCCTACGCCAATCAAACGCAAAAGCGATTAATGGTTTTAAAATATGCCAGCAAATGGGGATTAGGTCATGGCGGTATTTTATTACTGCTGGCATTAACATTGGTTTTAGTTGGTTATCAATTACCTAACTGGTTTGTGCATTCTGCTGAATTAGCGGTCGGACTATTATTAATCTATTTAGGCGCGCGGTTATTTATTTTATTTAAGCGTAAGCGCTTAGTGGGTTATCAAGACTCATCCGCTGATAAACAGACAAAAAAAGCTGACCATGTGCCTTTATTCATTGGTATGTTGCATGGTGTTGCCGGCAGTGCGCCTATGCTGGCTTTGCTGCCAAGTATGTTAGATACGCAATTTTTACAACATATTGGCCTTTTTTCAGTGGGTTGTTTGGTAGGTATGTTTTGTTTTGGTTTGGGGTTTTCGCAAATACAAGCCAAACTTAACTTGCACGCCAAGGCATCTCAAGGGTTTACTTTGGGTCTTGGCTCTTTATCAATAGGTTTGGGTGGTTACTGGCTAATCCTTGGTTAGTTTAAGTACTTTTATATTGAGCGGAGTTTAAAGATGAAAATAGCCGATATTGTTTCAACAAATAGGGTTAAACGTTACATAAGCCTATTGTGTTTATTTGGCGCTTTCATTGGTAATGGGTTTGCTCAAACGATCAATATATATATTGAAGAATTATCTCTTAAGGAATACAACCAACATTTGTTAACAATGGCATTACGCCACGCTAATGCGCAACACATTAAAATTAATGTTATTAATAAACAGTTGTCACGAGCTCAAGCATTTAGCCAGATGGATGCCGGTTTAATTGACGTTATGTGGCTTAACACCAATCAAGAAATAGAAGACCGCTTTATTCCTGTTCGTGTGCCCATTTTAAAAGGCCTAATGAGTTATCGCACCTTGATGATCCGTGAAGGGCAAGAAGCGGTATTTAAAGATGTTGAAACGTTTGAACAACTTAAAGCGATCCGCTCTGGGGTTGGACGTTTTTGGACAACCACCAAGGTGTTTAATGCCGAAGGGATTAATACAGTACTCACCACAAAATCGAGAAATTTATACCCTATGCTTGAAGGTGGCCGTTTTGATTATATTCCGCGCGGTGTCATGGAAATAGCGCCAGAGCTTGAAAAATACAATCATTTACCGCTTAAGCTAGAAACCACTATCCTGTTACGTTTACCAACGGCGGTTTATCCATTTGTCACCAAAGCCAAGCCTGAACTTGCCACAATCATCGAGCAAGGCATGTTGAAGTCTATTGATTCAGGCGAGTTTGATCAATACTTTGAATCGACCACCTTATACAAGGATACGCTGAAAATTATTAGTCAGCACAAATGGAAAGTGATCCCGATTAATAATCCCATTTTGCCTAAAGAAACGCCATTGGATGAAGCAAAACTTTGGGTTGATTTCAGCCAATATTTACAATAACGCTTAGAGATTACAGTAAAAGCGATAAGGCTATAGCTATTGTTAAATAGCTTGCTAGAGCTAATGTTAATAAGGTAACCATAATGATAAAACGCGCTACGGCACTGCTAGCGGCAGTGGGCTGTTTGACAGCTTGTGCTTTAAACGACCAAACACCATCTGCCAATAAATTAACATCTGTTAATCCAATCATTATTAATGCTGAGTGGTTAAATCAAGGCTTACAAAGGTATAGCGACAACGAACCGGTCACCCGCCGAGTGGTTGATAGTTTAATTAGTGCGGCCGACTCAGCACTAGAGGCGAAGCCGGTTTCTGTGCAGGATAAAAATTTAATCCCGCCCAGCGGTAACAAAGCCGATTATATTAGTGTCGGACCTTATTGGTGGCCTGATCCCGATAAGCCAGATGGTTTGCCTTGGATTAAAAAAGATGGCCAAGTGAACCCCGCGAGTAAGGGTTCTGGATCAGACAAACCTGCAATGAATGACATGTTGATGCAAATTAGCAGTTTGTCTTTAGCCTATCATTATACCAAGCGTGAGCAGTATGCTCAGCACGCGGCTTTACTCATTGATACTTGGTTTTTAAACCCACAAACTGCGATGAATCCGTCTTTAAACTATGGGCAAGCTGTACCCGGTAAAAGTGACGGTCGTCCCTATGGTGTAATCGAAACACGTTGGTACATGCGTATGTTAGACGATGTTGCGTTACTTGCACCTTCGGGTGCTTTATCAACCCGCCAACAAACCCAATTAAAAACATGGTTTGCTGATTATTTACAATGGCTAACGACAAACCCCATTGGGCAGCAAGCTTGTCAGGCCCATAATAATCACGGTACTTATTGTGAGGCTCAGGTT
This genomic window from Saccharobesus litoralis contains:
- a CDS encoding lactate racemase domain-containing protein, giving the protein MTFSLHQTAENAQINDTQLCALIDQYIATRLSTAKRVLLLPPDLTRFHSKAGFITQHLYQQLKDQCEIQIMPALGTHDPMTDKELDMMFGTDIPKSCFKPHFWRKDVKKVGQISSERMLALSEGKLNYTMDVGVNKLLLDEDWDAIVSIGQIVPHEVIGMANYTKNILIGVGGEDTIHKSHFLGAAYGMERIMGRILTPVRQALNEGFDQYLAHLPIDFIFTVLGKHQDELALKGVFCGNSYATYEQASLLSQQQNLNLLDKPIKKAVVYLDPTEFKTTWLGNKSIYRTRMAIADGGELIVLAPGLKRFGEDISIDGLIRKFGYRTTDETLAAIDNNPDLKDNLSAAAHLIHGTSDNRFTVTYCPKDEVSQQEIEQVNYQYCHYDEMVQRYPIESLKNGWNTLPDGEEIFYVSNPALGLWTTKENFENQ
- the larC gene encoding nickel pincer cofactor biosynthesis protein LarC, with the translated sequence MSSTHIHLDIVGGIAGDMFIAAMLDCQPSLKKPVLEAVAQVIPDNIGQAELYAGINSGISGLKFKLALNNNAEENGHHHTHEHEHEHEHKHEHGHKHTHDHTHHEHEHSHSERTTYRFICQLINQSQLAESVKLIAIDLLTIIGKAEAKVHNKTLDDVHFHELADWDSVMDVVAIAVILAQLTKVKWSISDLPLGSGLVKTAHGLIPVPAPATAEILTGFRFIDDGVAGERITPTGAAILRYLKQQKCLVTRSCGVLQAIGYGLGTKQFKGMPNILRATAFTQNTSLSEEPSSESITVVEFDIDDMTGEELALAADKLRSFTGVVDLVTYASKGKKNRATESFRLLVKPQQLDEVVQACFQQTSTIGLRYHQQARQCLARTAGHIENLAVKWVDRPEGQRTVKVEHDELVSLPTLAARRAVKYSKESV
- a CDS encoding adenine nucleotide alpha-hydrolase family protein: MLVDIRMLLDPQLSEKFNKLVAFADRYSQISVAVSGGIDSMLLTYLLHRFSNSQITPVHAYSPAVPAAAFARVQFYAEEYHWPLKVIDANELDDENYRRNPVNRCYFCKSNLYERIFSTTKSVIFSGTNVDDLDDYRPGLTAAKERKVQHPYVEAGISKSDIYQLATAFKLTELQSLPAQPCLASRIETGIQVSKQDMRFIDNIENQTRAYFPNLQHIRCRITHQGVMIELDHLPEQKILNQFTTYITPTCRKKGYKLLGVRPYKKGAAFLTNNPHSMPAQVIAIKEVRA
- the larB gene encoding nickel pincer cofactor biosynthesis protein LarB, whose product is MNDAFIWDAERASRTGVAEAVFCQGKANGDLIAIIEHNLSQQRPLFMTRLSQEQWCALLEQQQSILDYDPHSQTAMANVKANSVDTKSVCIVCAGTSDLSVAKEAQRSLLFNGVTAPLIADVGVAGLWRLMDKIELIRQYKMIIAVAGMEGALFSVLAGLVTAPIVAVPSAVGYGVSAHGQAALSSALASCSPGIMTVNINNGFGAAACVVKTLRQFKQLEDQ
- a CDS encoding alginate lyase family protein, coding for MIKRATALLAAVGCLTACALNDQTPSANKLTSVNPIIINAEWLNQGLQRYSDNEPVTRRVVDSLISAADSALEAKPVSVQDKNLIPPSGNKADYISVGPYWWPDPDKPDGLPWIKKDGQVNPASKGSGSDKPAMNDMLMQISSLSLAYHYTKREQYAQHAALLIDTWFLNPQTAMNPSLNYGQAVPGKSDGRPYGVIETRWYMRMLDDVALLAPSGALSTRQQTQLKTWFADYLQWLTTNPIGQQACQAHNNHGTYCEAQVAFYALYTGQKSLAKTFVDKVFKQRLAQQVDERGAQPDELARTRPIHYSLFNLEAYFIAARVADQLGLDMWRYQTEQGIGLQQMIDFILPAIKQQGYWQNVKDKKMRLGRLYYFLQLAFDKYQHPKYFNGMQDLLAIVATEDRAELAQCLLIQPKPDFITLDVLKHIDPTGSKSAYRCYY